In one Tachysurus fulvidraco isolate hzauxx_2018 chromosome 16, HZAU_PFXX_2.0, whole genome shotgun sequence genomic region, the following are encoded:
- the spint1b gene encoding kunitz-type protease inhibitor 1b produces MACLRMAVCCTCVFLLLIHTSTQSCSKDFKAQGGFVLNTADSVADGATYLSNPSVGTPEACVSACCRHSQCNLALIETGPEEDRIKNCFLFDCLYRNQFVCSFFKKSGFITYILDAVYERHLRGPGGNSGDEDKHPIAVAGPDVVTRAGEEVALNGIESWDDRNITKYEWTLLSGNRTVVIKETQYVDQRLLLNLQPGVYRFQLTVTDSAGQSDSASVTVLVLTQVQSEVHCLNPMKVGPCRGSFPRWYFNAASNVCESFTFGGCKQNNNNYLSQQECSDACKGTTVIHGSRKIKTEVCNSSCEEGQFVCSNGCCIDSSVECDGQPQCSDGSDEENCQHMNRTLSQLLEIRVNDVKARCVDPPVTGPCRASMPHWFYDPLKQTCFRFTYGGCAGNTNRFGKKDDCMNVCAGVTESDVFAKGLFDRVEEVKEPHKGSVATGILILLVVLAVVGLAGCYFMRNRKRKSESQRVPTTANTPVAVTEDSHTVI; encoded by the exons ATGGCTTGTTTGCGCATGGCGGTGTGTTGcacttgtgtgtttttgctccTGATACACACTTCGACTCAGAGCTGCAGTAAAGACTTTAAAGCCCAAGGAGGCTTTGTGTTGAACACCGCGGACAGTGTGGCGGACGGAGCGACTTACCTCTCCAACCCCAGCGTCGGGACACCGGAGGCCTGCGTGAGCGCGTGCTGTCGGCACTCCCAGTGTAATCTGGCTCTGATAGAGACAGGACCGGAAGAAGACCGAATCAAAAACTGCTTCCTGTTCGACTGTCTTTACCGAAATCAGTTCGTCTGCAGCTTCTTCAAGAAATCCGGATTCATTACATACATCCTGGACGCGGTTTACGAGAGACACCTGCGTGGTCCGGGGGGCAATTCTG GAGACGAGGATAAACATCCAATAGCTGTCGCAGGACCTGATGTTGTGACCAGAGCTGGAGAAGAAGTTGCTTTGAACGGCATTGAAAGCTGGGATGACAGAAATATCACCAAATACGAGTGGACACTGCTGAGTGGAAATCGTACTGTTGTGATTAAG GAAACACAGTATGTAGATCAGAGACTGCTGCTAAATCTTCAGCCTGGAGTTTATCGTTTTCAGCTCACGGTCACTGATTCAGCTGGACAGTCAGACAGTGCATCAGTCACCGTGCTCGTCCTCACACAAGTGCAGTCTGAGG TTCACTGTTTGAACCCGATGAAGGTGGGTCCGTGTCGTGGCTCTTTCCCTCGCTGGTATTTTAACGCTGCATCAAATGTGTGCGAGTCGTTCACATTCGGAGgctgtaaacaaaacaacaacaactacttGTCACAGCAGGAGTGTTCAGATGCCTGTAAAGGCACCACAG TGATTCATGGGAGCAGAAAAATTAAAACAGAAG TGTGTAACTCTTCGTGTGAGGAAGGTCAGTTTGTGTGTTCCAATGGCTGTTGTATAGACAGTAGTGTGGAATGTGATGGACAGCCACAATGCAGCGATGGATCAGACGAAGAAAACtgccaacaca tgAACAGGACTTTGTCTCAGTTACTGGAGATCAGAGTGAATGATGTGAAAG ctcgaTGTGTTGATCCTCCTGTTACTGGGCCATGCAGAGCGAGCATGCCACATTGGTTTTATGACCCACTGAAACAGACTTGCTTCCGCTTCACATACGGAGGATGCGCCGGAAACACAAACCGATTTGGGAAGAAAGACGACTGCATGAACGTCTGCGCAGGAGTGACGG aaAGTGATGTCTTTGCAAAAGGGCTGTTTGATCGAGTGGAAGAAGTCAAGGAACCtcacaaag gttcTGTTGCTACTGGAATCCTCATCTTGTTGGTGGTCTTGGCTGTAGTTGGTCTGGCTGGTTGCTATTTCATgagaaacaggaagaggaagtcaGAGTCTCAGCGCGTTCCAACCACAGCAAATACACCAGTAGCTGTAACTGAGGATTCACACACAGTGATCtaa